The following proteins come from a genomic window of Helicobacter canadensis MIT 98-5491:
- the gap gene encoding type I glyceraldehyde-3-phosphate dehydrogenase, which produces MEKIKVFINGFGRIGRCIARVALCEMQDKIEIVGINDSADSQMLAYLFAHDSIHQTHKITLESYNPQTNHFTFNGVEIPFSNAKTPQEIDICGADIVIEASGLFLESELVECHLKKGAKRVIFSAPAKDSTKTFVLGVNHQDYKGEKIISNASCTTNALAPVIKLLDENFGVKNGILTTIHSYTNDQNLIDSVHRKGDFRRSRAAGINIIPTTTGAAKALHLVLPQMKNKLHGHSVRVPVADVSMVDLNINLLQNTTQESINTLFKQASISHLKGILGVDESYGVSQDFVNCPLSGVVALDLTFVLEDMAKIMVWYDNEWGYSHRILEMACFILK; this is translated from the coding sequence ATGGAAAAAATTAAAGTTTTTATTAATGGATTTGGCAGAATCGGACGCTGCATCGCACGCGTTGCCTTATGCGAAATGCAAGATAAAATTGAAATTGTTGGAATCAATGATTCTGCTGATTCCCAAATGCTTGCTTATCTTTTTGCACACGATTCGATTCATCAAACTCACAAAATCACTCTAGAATCTTATAATCCGCAAACTAATCATTTCACTTTTAATGGCGTAGAAATTCCCTTTAGCAATGCAAAAACTCCACAAGAAATTGATATTTGTGGGGCTGATATTGTTATTGAGGCAAGTGGGTTATTTTTAGAGAGTGAGCTTGTTGAATGTCATTTAAAAAAGGGGGCTAAACGCGTGATTTTTTCAGCTCCTGCAAAAGATTCTACAAAAACTTTTGTCCTTGGGGTTAATCATCAAGACTATAAGGGAGAAAAAATTATTTCTAATGCAAGTTGCACAACTAATGCACTAGCTCCTGTTATCAAACTATTAGATGAAAACTTTGGTGTTAAAAATGGAATCTTAACCACCATCCATAGCTATACAAATGATCAAAACCTCATCGATTCTGTCCATAGAAAGGGTGATTTTAGACGATCAAGAGCCGCTGGAATCAATATCATACCCACAACAACTGGAGCAGCAAAGGCATTGCATTTAGTCTTACCCCAAATGAAAAATAAACTCCACGGGCATAGTGTGCGTGTCCCTGTAGCTGATGTTTCTATGGTTGATCTCAATATCAATCTTTTACAAAATACCACGCAAGAATCTATCAACACTCTTTTTAAACAAGCCTCAATTAGCCATTTAAAAGGAATCTTAGGCGTTGATGAATCCTATGGAGTCTCTCAAGATTTTGTTAATTGCCCCTTAAGTGGAGTTGTGGCTTTGGATTTGACTTTTGTGTTAGAGGATATGGCAAAAATTATGGTTTGGTATGACAATGAATGGGGTTATTCTCATCGCATTTTAGAGATGGCTTGCTTTATATTAAAATGA
- a CDS encoding Bax inhibitor-1/YccA family protein, which yields MSLYDRKPMNNYGQYAENSFVQSDMALVSFVKQTYQLFAGSLLAATIGAYIGISALGGVVAQYYIGFVILEFALLFGLFFTKAKPGINLLMLFAFTFVSGLTLTPILSRVLGMPGGASIVAQAFLLTTAIFGVMSIFALRTTKDLASMGKILFIALIVVVIGSLINLFLGSPLLQVAIAGVSAILFSIFIAYDTQNIVRGLYDSPVTAAVSLYLDFLNLFVSLLQLLGIFGSREE from the coding sequence ATGTCATTGTATGATAGGAAGCCAATGAACAACTATGGGCAGTATGCAGAAAATAGCTTTGTGCAAAGTGATATGGCATTGGTTAGCTTTGTAAAACAGACTTATCAGCTTTTTGCAGGTTCTCTTTTGGCAGCGACTATTGGTGCTTATATTGGCATCAGCGCTTTAGGTGGTGTGGTAGCACAATATTATATTGGATTTGTGATTTTAGAATTTGCCTTACTTTTTGGATTGTTTTTTACCAAAGCAAAACCAGGCATCAATCTTTTGATGCTTTTTGCTTTTACTTTTGTAAGTGGTTTGACATTAACTCCAATCCTTAGCAGAGTGCTTGGAATGCCAGGTGGAGCTTCTATTGTAGCACAGGCATTTTTATTGACAACAGCGATTTTTGGCGTGATGAGTATTTTTGCACTTCGCACTACAAAAGATTTAGCAAGTATGGGCAAGATACTTTTTATTGCTTTAATTGTTGTTGTGATTGGCTCACTCATTAATCTTTTCTTGGGAAGTCCGCTTTTACAAGTAGCAATTGCTGGGGTAAGTGCAATTTTATTTAGTATTTTTATTGCCTATGATACACAAAATATTGTAAGAGGACTTTATGATAGCCCTGTTACTGCTGCAGTAAGTCTTTATTTAGATTTCTTGAATCTTTTTGTATCCTTGCTTCAATTGCTTGGAATCTTTGGTTCTAGAGAGGAATAA
- the hemH gene encoding ferrochelatase, which translates to MQNTKNTAIVLLNMGGPNSLDEVEVFLKNMFNDPYILPIKSNFFRSMIASFITYKRLEESKNNYRKIGGKSPLVEHTFKLCQKLENLDDNYFYTYAMRYTPPFANLVAKELQSKNIQEVVLFSLYPHFSYTTTQSSYDDFLKALKNLNYQPKVHFIKHYFDNQSYNKAILSRIKETLGNEDSKEFHLIFSAHSLPQKNIDKGDPYQKEILANVDTLKEMLPKAGLEFASIEVAYQSKLGPVKWLEPSLGDCLKNYKGKKLIIYPIAFSLDNSETDFELSIQYKQEAEKIGILDYRVSKCLNDSEDFARFILEQTREILKTN; encoded by the coding sequence ATGCAAAACACAAAAAATACTGCTATTGTGCTTCTTAATATGGGAGGTCCTAATTCTTTAGATGAAGTTGAAGTTTTTCTAAAAAATATGTTTAATGATCCTTATATTTTGCCTATTAAAAGCAATTTCTTTCGCTCTATGATAGCAAGTTTCATTACTTATAAACGCCTTGAAGAATCCAAAAATAACTATAGAAAAATTGGCGGCAAATCTCCTTTAGTCGAACACACTTTCAAGCTCTGCCAAAAGCTAGAAAACCTAGATGATAACTACTTTTACACTTATGCAATGCGATATACACCGCCCTTTGCCAATCTTGTTGCCAAAGAATTACAAAGCAAAAATATACAAGAAGTGGTGCTCTTTAGCCTCTATCCACATTTTAGCTATACCACCACACAAAGTTCTTATGATGATTTTTTAAAAGCCCTTAAGAATCTTAATTATCAGCCTAAAGTGCATTTCATCAAACATTATTTTGACAATCAAAGCTATAACAAAGCTATTTTAAGTCGCATTAAAGAGACTCTAGGAAATGAAGATTCTAAGGAATTCCATCTTATCTTTTCTGCTCACTCACTCCCACAAAAAAATATTGACAAAGGCGACCCTTATCAAAAAGAGATTCTAGCCAATGTGGATACGCTAAAAGAAATGTTGCCTAAAGCAGGATTAGAATTTGCAAGCATTGAAGTTGCCTATCAATCCAAACTAGGACCCGTTAAGTGGCTAGAACCAAGCTTAGGAGATTGCTTAAAAAATTACAAAGGGAAAAAACTCATCATCTATCCTATTGCTTTTAGCCTTGATAATTCAGAGACAGATTTTGAACTCTCTATTCAATACAAACAAGAAGCAGAGAAAATAGGCATTTTAGACTACCGAGTCTCCAAATGCCTCAATGATAGTGAGGATTTTGCAAGATTTATCTTAGAACAAACGCGAGAAATTTTAAAAACAAATTAA
- a CDS encoding M99 family carboxypeptidase catalytic domain-containing protein gives MKLLFFKIFILCFLSLQFINAKNTPFNFYELKGDNDGATLLVIGGIHGDEPGGYFAPSILANSYHILKGNVLVVPNLNPDSILAFKRGIYKDMNRKFAHIAPNDPDFDNVARIKEIIINPKVNFVINLHDGHGFYREKWENSIFNPKAWGQTYVIDQKTLDNIPFGNLDEIAKEIENKLNKELHYDFHTFGVRNTETRFKDEEQQNSLTYYAITHLKPALAIETSKNIQELPLKTLYQLNSIEALMQILGIEYTRDFTLDLKGVENKLKDYKTLNINNNITLELSEIKNTLNFIPLLKKGNQFTFTHPLGRIKETKNGYEVYIGHQKIALLKPDYFPMQCSIEDMEIQIDKNITKKVKFGKTLEFQEGFLIKKNPKARVNVIGYSKKGVVSEEEIFLTATDIDKNFSLDKKGKVYRIEIYEGKNFCGMINVKKVD, from the coding sequence GTGAAATTACTTTTCTTTAAAATCTTTATCCTATGCTTTCTTAGTTTGCAATTCATAAACGCCAAAAACACTCCCTTTAATTTCTATGAACTTAAAGGCGATAATGATGGAGCGACTTTGCTTGTCATTGGCGGTATTCATGGAGATGAACCCGGTGGATATTTTGCACCTAGCATTTTAGCAAACTCTTATCATATCCTAAAGGGCAATGTTTTAGTGGTGCCTAATCTTAATCCTGATAGTATTTTAGCCTTTAAGCGTGGAATCTACAAAGATATGAATCGTAAATTTGCCCACATTGCACCTAATGATCCAGATTTTGATAATGTTGCTAGGATTAAAGAAATTATCATCAACCCTAAAGTGAATTTTGTAATTAACCTTCACGATGGACACGGATTTTATCGAGAAAAATGGGAAAACTCAATTTTTAATCCAAAAGCGTGGGGACAAACTTATGTCATCGATCAAAAAACACTTGATAATATTCCTTTTGGAAATCTTGATGAAATAGCCAAAGAAATTGAAAACAAACTCAATAAAGAATTACATTATGATTTTCACACTTTTGGAGTAAGAAACACTGAAACACGCTTCAAAGATGAAGAACAGCAAAACTCCCTAACTTATTATGCAATCACTCATTTAAAACCTGCTCTTGCCATAGAAACTAGCAAAAATATACAAGAACTTCCACTAAAAACTCTTTATCAACTTAACTCCATTGAAGCCTTAATGCAAATTTTAGGCATAGAATACACACGCGATTTTACTTTGGATTTAAAGGGTGTTGAAAATAAACTCAAAGATTATAAAACTCTCAACATTAATAATAATATTACCCTTGAATTAAGTGAAATCAAAAACACACTTAATTTTATCCCTTTGCTTAAAAAAGGCAATCAATTTACTTTTACCCATCCATTAGGAAGAATCAAAGAAACCAAAAATGGCTATGAAGTCTATATCGGACACCAAAAAATTGCACTCTTAAAACCTGATTATTTTCCTATGCAATGTAGCATCGAAGATATGGAAATACAAATCGATAAAAATATCACCAAAAAAGTTAAATTTGGCAAAACACTAGAATTCCAAGAGGGATTCTTAATTAAAAAAAATCCAAAGGCTAGAGTTAATGTGATTGGTTATTCTAAAAAAGGCGTGGTAAGCGAAGAAGAAATATTCCTAACTGCTACAGATATTGACAAAAACTTCTCGCTAGACAAAAAAGGTAAAGTCTATAGAATCGAGATTTATGAAGGTAAAAATTTCTGCGGAATGATCAATGTAAAAAAGGTAGATTAA
- a CDS encoding SoxW family protein yields MKIKNLLYVLILAFLIVGCEEKLDSNIISSGAKSTQEQLDALQNVDKNSYKEVADVFLDTQKISTKDNKPYFLVFSANGCIYCDKLKALIRDDNEIKKILKNDYSPYYINLSYSKSHSVDFLKDIQETSELGRLYNIKPTPTLVFVSSHGKTLFVYPGYMPKERFLATLEFLKTPNLETKDEKEIAKELQELFQAQNI; encoded by the coding sequence ATGAAAATCAAAAATTTACTTTATGTTTTAATCTTAGCGTTTTTAATTGTTGGTTGTGAAGAAAAGCTTGATTCAAATATCATCTCAAGTGGTGCAAAAAGCACTCAAGAACAACTTGATGCTTTGCAAAATGTTGATAAAAATTCCTACAAAGAAGTAGCCGATGTATTTTTAGACACACAAAAAATCTCAACCAAAGACAATAAACCTTACTTTTTAGTCTTTTCTGCAAATGGTTGTATTTATTGCGATAAACTCAAAGCACTCATTCGTGATGACAATGAAATTAAAAAAATTTTAAAAAATGACTATTCGCCCTATTATATCAATCTAAGCTACTCAAAATCTCATTCTGTTGATTTTCTAAAAGATATTCAAGAAACCTCTGAACTAGGACGCCTTTACAATATCAAGCCAACTCCAACGCTTGTTTTTGTTTCTTCTCATGGAAAAACACTTTTTGTTTATCCGGGTTATATGCCCAAAGAACGATTCTTAGCAACACTAGAGTTCCTAAAAACTCCAAATTTAGAAACCAAAGATGAAAAGGAAATCGCTAAAGAATTACAAGAGTTATTCCAAGCTCAAAATATCTAA
- a CDS encoding DMT family transporter: MYQNKQAIIAMLIAALLFTFMGMFVKILTPNLPAIEVAFARNFFGLIWILIALLIKPPKTPQGGRPFILLFRGFAGGSAMMAYFYNMSVMPLGIAFAFSYTSPIFLALFSVFFIRQKVSFKVWIAIFLGFSGILLISNPQNLHLSLWGLTIGIYSGIGAALAYLSVAELAKNYDPRIIIGSLMFFGSILPLFTQLVPYENYPISLFMPFVMPTSKEWILILGLGVVSTYAQIYLTKAYGLGNPPLIGAISYVTIFMATLAGIILGDQIPHGFIIVGMVLIACGGILAALSSKRKKSNS, translated from the coding sequence ATGTATCAAAATAAACAAGCCATTATAGCAATGCTTATTGCTGCCTTACTTTTTACTTTTATGGGAATGTTTGTTAAAATCTTAACGCCAAACCTACCTGCCATTGAAGTAGCCTTTGCTAGAAATTTCTTTGGGTTAATTTGGATACTCATTGCTTTATTAATCAAACCCCCAAAAACACCACAAGGCGGCAGACCTTTTATTCTGCTTTTTCGTGGCTTTGCCGGAGGAAGTGCGATGATGGCATATTTTTATAATATGTCTGTAATGCCTCTTGGAATCGCCTTTGCTTTCTCTTACACTTCACCTATCTTTTTAGCCCTTTTTAGTGTATTTTTTATCCGTCAAAAAGTTTCCTTTAAAGTTTGGATTGCAATTTTCCTTGGCTTTAGCGGAATCTTGCTCATCTCCAATCCTCAAAATCTCCATTTAAGCCTTTGGGGATTAACCATAGGAATTTATAGTGGAATCGGTGCTGCTTTAGCGTATCTTTCAGTCGCAGAATTAGCTAAAAATTATGATCCTAGAATCATTATTGGTTCCTTAATGTTCTTTGGATCAATTCTCCCTCTTTTTACCCAATTAGTCCCTTATGAAAACTACCCTATCTCTTTATTTATGCCTTTTGTTATGCCAACTTCTAAAGAATGGATTTTAATCCTTGGACTTGGGGTTGTCTCAACTTATGCACAAATCTACCTTACAAAAGCTTATGGCTTAGGAAATCCGCCTCTAATTGGAGCAATTAGTTATGTAACAATTTTTATGGCGACTTTAGCAGGAATTATCTTAGGAGATCAAATTCCACATGGCTTTATCATTGTTGGAATGGTATTAATTGCTTGTGGTGGAATCTTAGCCGCTTTAAGCAGCAAAAGAAAAAAATCTAATTCATAA
- the der gene encoding ribosome biogenesis GTPase Der — protein sequence MDKFYGTIAIMGRPNAGKSSLFNRFCKSRIAITSEIAGTTRDVKKANVSLKDTPFLLLDTGGLDESDSLFVQVTKHSHNAGESADLILYVVDGKMPPNPLDKKIFYTLQKKNPNIFLVVNKIDNDKEQSNAWEFSEFGACHLFFISVSHNRGIGKLEESIVRLLKKDSLTQLFNAVDEEESLEEFLETSAIQEKEEVINIGIIGRVNVGKSSLLNALLGQERSVVSSKAGTTIDPVDEMGEIEGRKVNFVDTAGIRRRGKIEGLEKFALNRTREILKRSDIAVLVLDASSPFVELDEKIAGLIDEFKLGVIVVLNKWDIAHKDYKGIMEDFRLRFKFLDYAPVLTISAKNGRHIQKLEQEILKVYEHFSYRIPTAKINEIIKEATMRHPIPSDRGKIVKVYYATQFETKPPQIALIMNRPNSLHFSYKRYLVNFLQERFDFSGTRIIFIARGKNAFEETKQKNFEE from the coding sequence ATGGATAAATTTTATGGAACTATTGCGATTATGGGGCGACCTAATGCAGGGAAAAGCTCACTTTTTAATCGTTTTTGTAAATCAAGAATTGCTATTACTTCTGAGATTGCTGGGACAACAAGAGATGTAAAAAAGGCTAATGTTAGCCTAAAAGACACTCCTTTTTTGTTATTGGATACAGGTGGGCTTGATGAGAGTGATTCCTTGTTTGTGCAGGTTACAAAACATTCGCATAATGCTGGAGAAAGTGCGGATTTGATTTTATATGTTGTTGATGGCAAAATGCCACCAAATCCTTTGGATAAAAAAATCTTTTATACCTTACAAAAGAAAAATCCTAATATTTTTTTAGTGGTTAATAAAATTGACAACGACAAAGAGCAAAGTAATGCTTGGGAATTTAGTGAATTTGGGGCTTGTCATTTATTTTTTATATCCGTATCTCATAATCGTGGAATTGGAAAATTAGAAGAAAGTATTGTTAGGTTGCTCAAAAAAGATTCACTTACACAACTTTTTAATGCAGTAGATGAGGAAGAATCATTAGAAGAGTTTTTGGAGACTTCTGCAATACAAGAGAAAGAAGAAGTTATTAATATTGGGATTATAGGTAGAGTAAATGTAGGCAAAAGCTCACTTTTGAATGCACTTTTGGGGCAAGAACGATCGGTAGTTTCTAGCAAGGCAGGGACAACTATTGATCCTGTTGATGAAATGGGTGAAATTGAAGGTAGAAAAGTAAATTTTGTGGATACAGCAGGTATTAGACGCCGAGGAAAAATTGAGGGATTGGAGAAATTTGCACTTAATCGCACTAGAGAAATTTTAAAAAGATCAGATATTGCAGTTTTGGTTCTAGATGCTTCAAGTCCTTTTGTAGAATTGGATGAAAAAATTGCAGGTTTGATTGATGAGTTTAAGTTGGGCGTTATTGTGGTGCTCAATAAATGGGATATCGCTCACAAAGACTACAAGGGAATTATGGAAGATTTTAGATTGCGTTTTAAATTTTTGGATTACGCACCTGTTTTAACGATTTCGGCAAAAAATGGACGCCATATTCAAAAATTAGAGCAAGAGATCTTGAAAGTTTATGAGCATTTTTCTTATCGTATCCCGACTGCTAAGATTAATGAGATAATCAAAGAAGCTACAATGCGACATCCTATTCCAAGTGATAGGGGAAAGATTGTCAAGGTTTATTATGCGACGCAGTTTGAGACAAAACCACCTCAAATTGCTTTAATTATGAATCGCCCTAATAGTTTGCATTTTAGTTATAAGCGTTATTTGGTTAATTTTTTGCAAGAAAGGTTTGATTTTAGTGGGACACGCATTATTTTTATTGCAAGAGGAAAAAACGCTTTTGAAGAAACAAAACAAAAGAATTTTGAAGAATAG
- a CDS encoding type I restriction endonuclease subunit R: MKSEKTIEQSFIKKLKELKYIYREDIKDKASLEENFRKHFQELNRVRLSDSEFVRLKESIITPDVFSAAKILREINTFKRDDDTPLQYTLVNTNDWCKNEYEVINQLRINTENSHHRYDVIILINGIPVVQVELKSLQITPKRAMEQIVDYKNDPGNGYTNSLLCFMQLFIVSNESNTYYFANNNKEHFAFEADEHFLPIYQFADKDNKKINHLHDFSQAVLRKCALGELISKYMVLVASEQKMMIMRPYQIYAVKAIMDCIEQNRGNGYIWHTTGSGKTLTSFKASTLLKDNRNIAKCLFVVDRKDLDRQTREEFNKFQEGCVEENTNTDTLVKRLTSKDYRDKVIVTTIQKLGLALDNDNKQSKEKKKKGELTYKERLAPLKDSRIAIIFDECHRSQFGENHKAIKNFFPKAQLFGFTGTPIFEENATYKQIDGTIGSYTTTNDVFEKELHAYTITHAIDDRNVLRFHIDYFKPKNDREASRINEEQQKKAIVQTILSKHDAITNNRRYNAILATSSINDAIEYYNLLKEAKENCINADDSKFKPLNIACIFSPPAEGNKDVQQIQEDLPQEKEDNQKEPDKKKKALMEIIKDYNKQYGTSHDIGNFDVYYQDIQQRIKDQKYTNADYPHKNKIDITIVVDMLLTGFDSKYLNTLYVDKNLKYHGLIQAFSRTNRVLNDTKPYGNILDFRSQSDEVDKAIALFSGENNSNRAKEIWLVDPAPKVVENLDKAVSELEKFMESQGLECKPEEVNNLKGDAAKCEFINKFKEIQRLKTQLDQYTEIEEKDAKRIEELLPEDTLRAFRGAYIDVAQRLKAEQGKENEDKNSEVEQLDFEFVLFSSAIIDYDYIMALIAKYTQTEPEKQKMNKEQLINMLSATSNLLDERKDIIEYINSLQVGMALDEKGIKAGYQKFREQKNNQEINTIAEKYKIEIQSLKVFIQEIVDRMIFDGEKLGDLLAPLDLSWRERTQKELDLMDDLIPLLKKLADGREIIGLNAYE; encoded by the coding sequence TTGAAAAGTGAAAAAACAATTGAACAGAGTTTTATCAAAAAACTGAAAGAATTAAAGTATATATATCGGGAAGATATTAAAGATAAAGCCTCTTTAGAGGAAAATTTTAGAAAGCATTTTCAAGAGCTTAATAGGGTCAGACTAAGTGATTCTGAATTTGTAAGATTGAAAGAAAGCATTATTACGCCGGATGTGTTTTCAGCGGCAAAAATCTTGAGAGAAATTAACACCTTCAAAAGGGATGATGATACCCCCCTACAATATACTCTTGTAAACACAAATGATTGGTGCAAGAACGAGTATGAGGTGATCAATCAGCTTCGTATTAATACTGAAAATAGTCACCATAGATACGATGTTATCATTCTTATCAATGGCATTCCTGTTGTACAAGTTGAATTAAAGTCGCTGCAAATTACTCCCAAAAGAGCTATGGAGCAAATTGTTGATTATAAAAACGATCCTGGGAATGGATATACAAATTCTTTGCTTTGTTTTATGCAACTTTTTATTGTCAGCAACGAAAGTAATACATATTATTTTGCCAACAACAACAAAGAGCATTTTGCTTTTGAGGCTGATGAACATTTTTTGCCTATATATCAATTTGCCGATAAGGATAATAAAAAAATTAACCATTTGCACGATTTTTCTCAAGCTGTGCTGCGTAAATGTGCTTTGGGTGAGCTGATTAGCAAATATATGGTCTTAGTAGCGAGTGAACAAAAGATGATGATTATGAGACCATATCAAATTTATGCGGTTAAAGCCATTATGGATTGCATTGAGCAAAACAGAGGGAATGGCTATATTTGGCATACAACAGGAAGTGGTAAAACCCTCACATCTTTTAAGGCATCCACCTTGTTAAAAGATAATCGCAATATAGCAAAATGCCTTTTTGTAGTAGATAGAAAAGATCTTGATCGGCAGACCAGAGAAGAATTTAACAAATTCCAAGAGGGATGTGTGGAAGAAAACACCAATACAGACACTTTAGTGAAAAGACTTACTTCGAAAGATTATAGAGATAAAGTAATTGTAACGACTATTCAAAAGTTGGGTTTGGCACTTGATAACGATAATAAGCAGAGTAAAGAGAAAAAGAAAAAAGGCGAACTCACATACAAAGAGAGATTGGCACCTTTAAAAGATAGTAGAATTGCAATTATCTTTGACGAGTGTCATCGTTCGCAATTTGGAGAAAATCACAAAGCGATTAAAAACTTCTTCCCAAAGGCTCAGTTGTTTGGGTTTACTGGCACACCTATTTTTGAAGAAAATGCAACTTACAAACAAATTGATGGAACAATCGGTTCTTATACAACCACGAATGATGTTTTTGAAAAAGAACTGCATGCTTATACGATTACTCATGCTATCGATGATAGAAATGTATTGCGATTCCATATTGACTACTTTAAGCCGAAAAATGACAGAGAGGCTTCAAGAATCAATGAGGAACAACAAAAAAAGGCTATAGTACAAACTATTCTGTCAAAACATGATGCTATAACAAATAATAGGAGATACAATGCTATTTTAGCCACATCATCCATCAATGATGCTATTGAATATTATAACTTGTTAAAAGAAGCAAAAGAAAATTGTATTAATGCTGATGATAGCAAATTTAAGCCATTAAATATCGCCTGCATATTCTCGCCACCGGCGGAAGGTAATAAGGATGTTCAGCAAATTCAAGAAGATCTTCCACAAGAAAAAGAAGATAACCAAAAAGAACCTGATAAAAAGAAAAAAGCATTAATGGAAATTATCAAAGATTATAACAAACAGTATGGAACTAGTCATGACATCGGCAATTTTGATGTGTATTATCAGGATATACAGCAAAGAATTAAAGACCAGAAATATACTAACGCAGATTATCCACATAAAAACAAAATTGACATTACCATTGTTGTGGATATGCTGCTGACTGGTTTTGATTCTAAGTATCTGAATACTTTGTATGTAGATAAGAACTTAAAATATCATGGCTTGATTCAGGCATTTTCTAGAACAAATCGAGTTTTAAATGATACAAAACCTTATGGTAATATCCTTGATTTCAGAAGCCAGTCTGATGAAGTAGATAAAGCCATTGCTCTGTTTTCCGGTGAAAATAACAGTAACCGAGCAAAAGAAATATGGCTTGTTGACCCAGCACCAAAAGTTGTTGAAAATCTTGATAAGGCAGTAAGCGAATTAGAAAAATTTATGGAATCTCAGGGATTGGAGTGCAAACCAGAAGAAGTAAATAATTTGAAAGGTGATGCTGCAAAATGTGAATTTATCAATAAATTCAAAGAAATACAGCGTTTAAAAACGCAGCTAGATCAGTACACGGAAATTGAAGAAAAAGACGCAAAAAGAATCGAGGAGCTGTTGCCGGAGGATACCCTGCGTGCGTTCCGTGGTGCTTATATTGATGTGGCACAAAGGCTGAAAGCTGAGCAAGGAAAAGAGAACGAAGATAAAAATTCTGAAGTTGAACAGCTCGATTTTGAGTTTGTTCTGTTTTCATCCGCAATTATAGATTATGACTATATCATGGCATTGATTGCAAAATACACTCAGACTGAACCAGAAAAGCAAAAAATGAATAAAGAACAACTCATTAACATGCTTTCGGCTACTTCCAATTTGCTTGATGAAAGGAAAGATATTATTGAATATATCAATTCGCTTCAAGTTGGCATGGCTTTGGATGAAAAGGGAATCAAAGCAGGGTATCAGAAATTTAGAGAACAGAAAAACAATCAAGAAATTAATACTATTGCAGAAAAATATAAAATTGAAATTCAAAGTTTGAAAGTGTTTATTCAAGAAATTGTCGACCGAATGATTTTCGATGGAGAAAAACTCGGTGATCTTCTGGCTCCGCTTGACCTAAGCTGGAGAGAAAGAACGCAAAAAGAATTGGATTTGATGGATGATTTGATCCCATTGTTAAAGAAACTGGCAGATGGTCGTGAAATTATAGGGTTGAATGCGTATGAATAA